TGGAATAAGTTATCGAATCCACCTGCTCCTTTGGGATATGATTCAGAAGGTTTGCAGAAATTGAAAGAAGGAGCCAAGAAACTTCGCGAAACGACTGATCGAGCAATCGTTGGTCTTTTTGGTGGAAACCTTCATGAAATCCCTCAGTTTCTTTTCCGTGCAGACAATTGGTTTATGATGTTAGCATCGGAGCCAGAAAAAACCCATCACTTTTTAGATCAATTGGTTGAATACCATTTAAACAACTTAGAAAAGTACCTTTCAGCCGTTGGTGAATATATTGATGTTATCCAATTTGGGGATGATTTAGGGATGCAAACCGGTCCCCAAATTTCTAAAAAGATGTATGATACCTTTCTTAAACCTCGTCATAGTATTCTTTGGAACCAGGCGAAAAAGTTAGCCAAGGTAAAGGTTATGCTTCATTGTTGTGGTGGAGTTTATCCTCTTATGCCGAGTTTTATTGAAGCAGGATTAGACATTATTAATCCGGTACAAACCACTTGTAAGGACATGGAAGCCGAGCGACTAAAAAGGGAATTTGGAAAGGATATGGTTTTTTGGGGAGGGGGATGTAATACACGAGATGTTTTAGGAGTTGGCACTCCTCAACAAATAGCTGAAGATGTTCGAGAAAGAGTGAGAATTCTTGCACCCGGGGGCGGTTTTGTATTTCAACAGATCCACAACATAATGGCCAATGTCCCGCCAGAAAATATTGAAGCAATGTTTCAGGCTATTCATACCGCTTAAAAAAATTGGGTTAAAAAAGAGACGGAATAGTATCTCTACCGTCTCTTTTTTAAATTTTTATCGTAATAACTCTTCATCGGTTGCCGATAGGATAATTTCTTCTCTTTCATAGAAGTAATCGGCAGTTTGCCCAACCAACTCATCTAAACTCTTCGGATCTGGTTTTCCCCACATAGCAGGATAGGGGTCTCCACCGGGTCCTAACGGTTCAGGAGTAACAAAGCAGGATTCATTGTTATATCCAATACAGTAGAGAGCCATAATAAAAATATCAACATCAAGGAAACCTTTTCCCAGTGCTCCTCTTTGAGTATCAGCGGTGTGGAGGTTGGTTAGATAGTTACCGTATTCAATGATGGTGGTTCCGATATGATCCTCGCCAACTAACATGTGATAAAGGTCGCCTCCAATATGTTGAACACCAGGATGGTTAATGTAATCGATGAGAGCTTTCGCTTCTTTGAAAGTGTGGCAAAAACTCACCTCCGCAGCTCGAACTGGCTCTATTGCAGCTCGGATTCCATGCTTTTGAAAATCATCAGCTAGAATACGGATGGCATCACCCGCTCGGTAAAATTCACTATCATCGTACTTTTGAGGTCGACCAACTGCTCCAGGCGCGAATAGAATATATTTTCCGCCCATTTCGGCGCAAAATTCTATATGCCGGTGAAAGTAGTCGATTGATCTCTGAGTAATATGAGGTTTGTTGCTGGAAAGCTCTGAATCAGGAGAAACCATACCACAGATTCCTCCAACTTTGATCCCGTAATCATCTAAAATTGGACGTATTTCTTTGGCTTTATAGCCTAAATCAGGTCCATACTTGTTTCCGTGTAATTCAACATAGTGGATATTATGCTTTGCCAATCGGGCACAAGAGGTTTCAAAAGATTCAATGCCAAATCCCCAATTACTCCAGGATAAATTCAAACGATTTTTCCAGTTGCTTTTTTTCCGTATTTCGAGAAATTTTTGAATAACTAAGTTGTCCTTTATTTGGAAATTTTGGAGCTTCATTCAACCACCACCTTTATTCAATTTAATAAATTTTAACCGAAACCAATAGAAAAGTTTACTTTTATTTATTTTCCACCTGCATATGTTGTTTAATTCAACAATAAGGGTCATAATATACTCTTTTTTGTCATGAATTGGTAAAATAATTAAAATTATTGAAAAAGAAACTAAAAGTAGTTTTTCCAAACCTTTCGACAGAATATTTATCAATAATTTTTCAAAAATTAACAAATTAAATTGTATATATTTTGCCTCAAAAGAAAGGGAGGGTTTACAGATTTGAAAGCAAAATTAGTTCCTCTTTATCTTAAATCAAGCCCCGATGAGAAGTTTTATCAGCAAACGAGCAATTTGAAAACACTCTTTAAAGAGGAGATTGATTTGTTAAATCCTATTCCGCTGGGAGAAAAACTTCCCGAAGCTGATGCAGTGATTTTCCCACAAATATTAGGAGAAGCCTATCGGAAAATTGATGATTTCTATAATATTAAACTCCCGATTTTAGTTATAACCTCGGAGTTTGGTACAGTTTCTATGTGGGACTGGGAAGTGGTGAGTTATTTAAAAATGAAAGGCCTTGAAGTATTTGCTCCTTATAATATTGAAATGTCCAAAAAAATCCTCAAATGCTTAGCCCTAAAAAGAGAAATGAAAACGACCAAATTTCTTATTTTTCAGGAAAATCCCGGAAAGGGCATGCAAGCCAGTATATTTAAGCGTTTTTATTGGTGGGAGAAGGAATGTACTGAGCAAATCAACCGAAAATTTGGTATTGGAATAATACGAAAAAGCCTTAAACAATTAGCAGAAGAAGTTAAGAAAATACCTGAAGAAGAAGTTGCCAAGATTCAAAATAATTTGATTATACCTATTGATAATGTAACGGGTCGGGCTCTTGGAAATGCACTCAAACTCTATCTTGCTGTTAAAAAAGAAATTGACTGGGATGCGACGATCAAAGGAATTGGGACGAACTGCTTAAATGAATCTTATTATTTTAACACCACTCCCTGTTTGGCGTGGGATTTGTTGTTTCAAGAAAAGGGAATCATGTGGGCTTGTGAAGCCGATACCTTATCCTTACTCACCCAACACATCCTTTATAATATACTAGAAACCCCAATCATGATGAGTAATGTTTATCCATTTTTGATGGGAATGGCTGCCTTAAAACACGAAAAGATTGATTCTTTCCCTGAGATTCAAAACCCCGATGATCATCTCTTAGTCGCTCATTGTGGATATTTTGGATTAATTCCACGTTCTTTTTCTAATCAATGGAAATTAAAACCAAGAGTTCTTGAAATTGTTCATGAAGATGCAACTGCCATTGATGGGAGATTTCCCGAAGGGAAGGTAACCCTTGCAAAAATTGATTCGTCGCTTTCTTCTTTATTGGTAGTAGAAGGACATTTGGAGAAGTATGTTCAATTTCCTGGTTCCGATTGTCGAAATGGTGCTTTGATTCGAGTTCCCGATGGTCACTTTTTGATGAATAAACTTTATTCTCATCATAATTGTATATTAATCGGACATCATAAAATTGACTTAGAAGTAATCGCCTCAGTAATCGGGTTGGATATTGAGGTGTTGTCTTAAAATAAAGAAAAATTATAAATAAGTTTTTGTGGATAGGGAGATTTATTTCATGAAAATCAAGTCGGCTGAAAGCGGCAAGATGATTGAAATATAATGAGGATAGATCATATTTTCTTTATTTCTATATATAGAAAAGGCAAATGGAAAGAAACTTAAAGGTGATCATTCTTGACTATGGGAAAGCACTATAATATCATGTTAAGTGGTATTAACCACTTAACCTATTTCATCCCTCTTGGAGGAGTAATATAAAGTGTCAACCTTAAATCGTAAAACCCCCATACCTCTCTATTATCAATTAATAGAAATGATTCGTAAAGATATTGAAACCGGTGTTTTAAAACCAGGAGACATTATTCCTTCGGAAAGGGAATTGTCAGAGAGATATCAAATCAGCCGGCCTACCGTCCGCCAGGCTATAAAAGAATTAGCTTATGAAGGTCTCCTCAATCGCGAAAAAGGAAGGGGGACCTTTGTTTCCCGCCCCAAGTTTAATTACGGTTTCATTCAACAGTTTTCAACTTTTTATGACGACATGGCAGAGAAAGGTTATCAAGTTCACACCAAAGTTTTGAACATTGAAGTGAGAAATGACCTTCCTAATATTGGGAAAATTTTAACCATTGCTGAAAATGATCCTATTATCTGCATTCAAAGGATGCGCTATGTTGAAGGGGAGCCAATTGTCAAAGTTTCTAACTTTATTCCCTTATCTCTCTGCCCTGATCTTATTCATGAAGACCTTACCGATAAGTCGCTCTACCGAACTCTCTTTGAAAAATACCACCTTCGGGCCTTTCGAGCCGAGATAACTTTAGAAGCAACAGTAGCTGATGACCTTGATTCGAAAGTTCTGGAAATTCCCGAAGGAGCTCCGGTAATATTCATGAAAAACATCACTTATACTCCAGAAAATACCATTATGGATTACTTTCAATCCCGTTTTCGGGGTGATAAAGGAAAAATTAAAGTCGAAGTATTTTCTAAATAATTTTTCCTTATAAAAGGAAAAATATAATAGGATAGACCTTCATGCTACATAGCAGTACCAGAGGAGGATGAAAACCTAAGATTCGACATACCATAGCATACTGCTACATTAAATGAAGATCGGGCGCAATAAATTGCGCACCTACATTTTTTAAATTCTTTGGTAGGGGCTTGATTTATCATGCCCGTAGGTTTTCAGGATAGAACCTCATACCACTATGGTAGCATGAGAAGACAATGAAAATATTTAAATACTTATTCAGAGATCAATCTTCCCCTTTAGCAAAGGGGGTAAGAGGGGGATTTGAATTTATTGGTAACCAATCGAATCCCTCTATATATACTTTTATCCAAAAGAAGAAAATAATAACGATTGAGCATAAGGGATTGCCATGTCACTAAGTTCTTAGTAATGACGAATAAAGAATTCTCCTCCTACGGAGGAGTATCATGTAGTAGCGGAATGGGCCAGGATTTATCAAGATCGAGGGTTATAGAATGTGTCAAGAAAATTAAAAAAGATGAGATTCTCACTTCGCACAATACGCTCCTCAGAATGGCGGAGCGGATGGATGAAAACCTTGGGCTCTCAAAGAGCAAGGACTCCGGATGTAAAAAAAAGATAATCACGGAGTTACAGAATAGAAAATAATCAAGAAAAATCATTGAAGAAAGAGAGGTATGAAACTTGGATAAAGTCAGATTTGTTTTGGTTGGAGCCGGAAGGGCAGGAATGGTTCATGGTCGGAATTTAACGAACTATATTCCAGAAGCTGAATTGGTAGCAATAGTTGATATTGATGAAAGTAGGGCAAGACAATCGGCAGAAGAAGTTGGAGTAAAAAAATACTCAACCAGCCTCGATGATATATTAAAAAAAGAAAATATCGATGCAGTATGTATTGGGTCGTTGACTTTTACTCATCGAGAAATCGTTGAAAAAGCTACTGCAGCAGGGAAGCATGTTTTTTCTGAAAAACCTTTGGCACAAAACCTTGAAGAAGCCAAAAAGATTAAAGAGGTCGTTAATAAAACTGGGATAAAATTTCAAATCGGTTTTATGAGGCGATACGATCCGGCCATACGAAAAGCCTATCAAATGGTTCAAGATGGAATTATTGGAGATTTGGTGGTGATTAAATCGACCGGTCGAGGACCAGGGCTTCCTCCGGCCTGGATTTGGGATCGATCAAAGAGTGGTGGAATGTTGGCCGAAGTTTCTGCTCACGATATTGATTCGGTTTTATGGTTTACCGGAAAAAAACCGGAAAGAATTTACATGGAAGCAAAAAATTTTAAATCACCCCAAGCCAGCGAGAAATTTCCTGATTTTTATGACCATTATATTGTGACTGTTACTTTCCAGGATGGTCCATTAGGATCAATTGATGGTGGTTGTCCGGTTGGATACGCTTACGATGGAAGGATGGAAATATTAGGTAACAAGGGCATGATAAGAATTGGAACCACCGAAGGGAATGGTCCGGTATTAATGACTTTGGATAAAAAAGCCATTTGTGACACCCATGATGCTTGGAGAAACCGTTTTAAAGAAGGTTATTTGGAAGAAATGAAATCGTTTATTCGATGTATACAGAAGGATGAAAAGCCGGAACCATCGGTGGTAGATGGTTTTCGGGCGGTGCAAGTGGTGGAATATGCCCACCGATCAATAAAACAACAAAAACCGATAAATTTTGATGGGGAGTGGTGAAAAATGACTTATTTGATTGGTTGTGACTTGGGAACAACGGCTACAAAAACAGCTCTTTTTAATGATAAGGGTGAATTGATAGTTGTTGAGAAGGTTGATTCCAATATAATTTATGGCGATGATCGGAGTGTTACCCAGGATCCTGATGAAATGTTTCAATCGGTTATACAATCGGTCAAGAAAGTTATGGAGAAGAGTGGTATTTCTCCGAACCAAGTTGCAGCAATAGCACTTGATAGTCAAATGGCAGGAATTATGGGAGTTGATGATCGGGGTGAAGCAGCGACCCCCTATGATTCTTGGTTAGATTTTCGTTCGGCAGATTATGCTGAAATGATGAAAAAGGAAGCAGAACAATTAGTTATTCGTCAGAGTGGCATGGGACCAAGTATCAATCACGGTCCAAAAATTTTATGGTGGAAACATGAAAGACCAGAAATTTATCGAAAGATTAAAAAATTCACCGTTCCTTCCAGTTGGATAACGCAAAAGTTAGCTGGGTTATCTGGTGAAGAAACTTATTTAGATTATACCAATTTGCACTTTACCTGTTTTGGAGACCTTCGCAATCTTCGTTGGGACAAAGAAATCCTTCAGATATTTGATGTTGAAGAGGATAAATTCCCTCGAATAGTTGATCCTTGTCTGCAAATTGGTAAGTTGCAACAACCATGGGCAAAAGAAATGGGGTTGTTAGCTGGGATTCCTCTGATAGCTGGTTGTGGTGATCAAGCAGCAAATGCCTTAGGAGCTGGAGTATCTGAACCAGGAATTGCTTTTGATGTTGCCGGGACTGCATCATGCTTTAGCTTGTTTGTCGATGAATACAATCCTGATGTAAAATATAAAGCCCTCATGTTAGCCCAATCTGTTTTAAAAGATTTTTATTATGTTATGGCTTATATTAACGGTGGTGGAATGGATTTAGAATGGGCAAAAAAAGAGCTCTTTCGGGAATGGGCTGATTCCCGTGATGCTTTCCAATTAATGGCTCAGGAAATAGAACAAAATGCACCAAAACCTTCGGGAGTTATATTTATTCCCCACTTACGAGGAAGAAATTTTCCCACCCAACCCTGGCTACGAGGAGTTTTTGCTGGTTTTAGCTGGGATCACCGGCGTGAAAATCTATACCGAGCGATATTGGAGGGCATAGCTTTTGAATATGCTTTTTACTTAAAAGTCATTCGAGAATTGATACCCAACCTTACTTTTAAAGAAGTTCGGGTGATTGGGGGAGGAGCAAAGTCTCCTCTTTGGAATAGGATTAAAGCGAGTATTTTAAAAGTACCCTATGTTGAATTAAATCGCCAAGAATATGCAGTATGGGGTGCAGCTTTAATCGCTGGTCATGCAGTCGGTGTATTTCAAGATTTGCAAAAAACTTCTCTCAATTCGGTTGAAAAGAAAAAAGTTCATTATCCAGATGAAAAATTATCAAAAGTCTATGAAAAATTTATCCCTTATTATTTGGAAACCATGGACAAAATGAATGAAGTTTTTGAAAAATATCGAGAGTTATTATGAAATGATTATAGAATCCGTTATCATATATACTCAGTTCAGAAAGGAAGGATTCTTATGAAACCTTATAATGTCGTAATCAATTTTGAATCGGGGACGCTAGACCCTGGTAAACGAATTATTCGCAAAGTCAGTGACGTAAAAAACATGTTTTATGATACTCAAGCCGCTGAAGAATTAATCCAAAAAGGCGATCCACTGGTTTATGAAGTGATTTATGCTGATGTACCCGAAGAGCAGGGGCACTTAGGCCACTGCACGACCATTATTTATCCGGGAAAAATCGGGAATGAATATTTCCTAACCAAAGGACATTATCATGAGAAACTCAGCACTGCCGAAATATACTTTTGTTTACGAGGGCAGGGGAGGTTGATCATGGAATCTACCGATGGTGATTGTGAAGTTTTAGAAATGTTTCCTGGTTCAGCTTCCTACATCCCCCCCAATTGGTCGCATCGGACCATGAATGTTGGAAACGAGCTGTTAGTCTTTTATTGTATTTTCCCTGCCGATGCTGGTCATGATTACGCCACTATTGAAGAACAAGGTTATCCGAAATTGGTCGTTGAAATTGATGGGAAGGTTACAGTTATCGACAACCCAAAACGTAAAAATAAATAAGGGGGAATTGGATTGAAATTACCTGATAAGGCTACACAACCCACCATGTATTTTATCGGTGTTACCACTGAAAAGTCTTCCATCATGAAGCTTTTCCCCTTGTGGGCAAAAGAGTTGGGTTTAGATGGAACCGTTCTAAAAGGAATTGATATTACCATACATGCACCGGAAGATGATTACCGGAAAGCACTTTCCTTTATAAAAGACGACCCTCTTTCTTTAGGAGCATTGGTAACCACCCACAAAATTGATATGTATAATGCCTGCAAGGATTTATTTGATTTTCTTGACCCCTATTCTCAGGCCTTTGGAGAGCTTTCCTCAATT
This genomic stretch from Candidatus Atribacteria bacterium ADurb.Bin276 harbors:
- a CDS encoding methylcobalamin:coenzyme M methyltransferase; amino-acid sequence: MWNKLSNPPAPLGYDSEGLQKLKEGAKKLRETTDRAIVGLFGGNLHEIPQFLFRADNWFMMLASEPEKTHHFLDQLVEYHLNNLEKYLSAVGEYIDVIQFGDDLGMQTGPQISKKMYDTFLKPRHSILWNQAKKLAKVKVMLHCCGGVYPLMPSFIEAGLDIINPVQTTCKDMEAERLKREFGKDMVFWGGGCNTRDVLGVGTPQQIAEDVRERVRILAPGGGFVFQQIHNIMANVPPENIEAMFQAIHTA
- the nfo gene encoding endonuclease 4 — its product is MKLQNFQIKDNLVIQKFLEIRKKSNWKNRLNLSWSNWGFGIESFETSCARLAKHNIHYVELHGNKYGPDLGYKAKEIRPILDDYGIKVGGICGMVSPDSELSSNKPHITQRSIDYFHRHIEFCAEMGGKYILFAPGAVGRPQKYDDSEFYRAGDAIRILADDFQKHGIRAAIEPVRAAEVSFCHTFKEAKALIDYINHPGVQHIGGDLYHMLVGEDHIGTTIIEYGNYLTNLHTADTQRGALGKGFLDVDIFIMALYCIGYNNESCFVTPEPLGPGGDPYPAMWGKPDPKSLDELVGQTADYFYEREEIILSATDEELLR
- the yvoA_1 gene encoding HTH-type transcriptional repressor YvoA produces the protein MSTLNRKTPIPLYYQLIEMIRKDIETGVLKPGDIIPSERELSERYQISRPTVRQAIKELAYEGLLNREKGRGTFVSRPKFNYGFIQQFSTFYDDMAEKGYQVHTKVLNIEVRNDLPNIGKILTIAENDPIICIQRMRYVEGEPIVKVSNFIPLSLCPDLIHEDLTDKSLYRTLFEKYHLRAFRAEITLEATVADDLDSKVLEIPEGAPVIFMKNITYTPENTIMDYFQSRFRGDKGKIKVEVFSK
- the idhA gene encoding Inositol 2-dehydrogenase, whose protein sequence is MDKVRFVLVGAGRAGMVHGRNLTNYIPEAELVAIVDIDESRARQSAEEVGVKKYSTSLDDILKKENIDAVCIGSLTFTHREIVEKATAAGKHVFSEKPLAQNLEEAKKIKEVVNKTGIKFQIGFMRRYDPAIRKAYQMVQDGIIGDLVVIKSTGRGPGLPPAWIWDRSKSGGMLAEVSAHDIDSVLWFTGKKPERIYMEAKNFKSPQASEKFPDFYDHYIVTVTFQDGPLGSIDGGCPVGYAYDGRMEILGNKGMIRIGTTEGNGPVLMTLDKKAICDTHDAWRNRFKEGYLEEMKSFIRCIQKDEKPEPSVVDGFRAVQVVEYAHRSIKQQKPINFDGEW
- the xylB_5 gene encoding Xylulose kinase; the protein is MTYLIGCDLGTTATKTALFNDKGELIVVEKVDSNIIYGDDRSVTQDPDEMFQSVIQSVKKVMEKSGISPNQVAAIALDSQMAGIMGVDDRGEAATPYDSWLDFRSADYAEMMKKEAEQLVIRQSGMGPSINHGPKILWWKHERPEIYRKIKKFTVPSSWITQKLAGLSGEETYLDYTNLHFTCFGDLRNLRWDKEILQIFDVEEDKFPRIVDPCLQIGKLQQPWAKEMGLLAGIPLIAGCGDQAANALGAGVSEPGIAFDVAGTASCFSLFVDEYNPDVKYKALMLAQSVLKDFYYVMAYINGGGMDLEWAKKELFREWADSRDAFQLMAQEIEQNAPKPSGVIFIPHLRGRNFPTQPWLRGVFAGFSWDHRRENLYRAILEGIAFEYAFYLKVIRELIPNLTFKEVRVIGGGAKSPLWNRIKASILKVPYVELNRQEYAVWGAALIAGHAVGVFQDLQKTSLNSVEKKKVHYPDEKLSKVYEKFIPYYLETMDKMNEVFEKYRELL
- a CDS encoding glucose-6-phosphate isomerase yields the protein MKPYNVVINFESGTLDPGKRIIRKVSDVKNMFYDTQAAEELIQKGDPLVYEVIYADVPEEQGHLGHCTTIIYPGKIGNEYFLTKGHYHEKLSTAEIYFCLRGQGRLIMESTDGDCEVLEMFPGSASYIPPNWSHRTMNVGNELLVFYCIFPADAGHDYATIEEQGYPKLVVEIDGKVTVIDNPKRKNK